Proteins from one Dromiciops gliroides isolate mDroGli1 chromosome 6, mDroGli1.pri, whole genome shotgun sequence genomic window:
- the CXCL13 gene encoding C-X-C motif chemokine 13, producing the protein MKSTTASVVVVLLMVINNPSVQGILETNDANQKCKCLRMSEGVPLHSIKTIFISPPSGGCRNTEFIVTLKSGGKICVDPKCKWLNLVLRNLRRNKATTPNVNIQKQHRDST; encoded by the exons ATGAAATCCACTACTGCCTCCGTGGTTGTGGTTCTGCTGATGGTCATCAATAACCCTTCGGTGCAAG GTATTCTAGAGACCAATGATGCCAACCAGAAGTGCAAGTGCCTCAGGATGTCTGAAGGAGTCCCTTTACACTCgattaaaacaatatttatttcACCACCTAGTGGAGGTTGCCGAAATACAGAATTCAT agtcaCATTGAAATCTGGGGGGAAAATATGTGTGGATCCAAAATGCAAATGGTTGAACCTTGTCTTAAGAAATTTAAGAAG AAACAAGGCTACCACACCAAATGTGAATATTCAGAAACAACACCGGGATTCCACATAA